From a single Salinirussus salinus genomic region:
- a CDS encoding GMC family oxidoreductase, giving the protein MARQHMTYDYVVVGAGSAGCVLANRLSEGSSVLLLEAGKPDDDREVSMPAGFATLAEEENSERDWNYDTEPQAEMNGRELYWPRGKTLGGSSSINAMIYIRGHPHDYDTWAERGNEGWGYEDVLPYFKRAETLDSPRGDPGYHGTEGPLNVTDPQDPRPLAERFVDAAVEAGLPPNGDFNGEQQEGAGLYHVTQKGGKRCSAADAYLKPVLDRSTLTAETGAQVTEITFDGDRATGVVYEQDGKRREATADSEVILSAGAVNSPQLLMLSGVGPADHLAEHGVEVTADVPGVGKNLQDHLFAFTIHETTETDTLDEAESLVNLIKYMLFKSGPLTTNVAESGGFTYVDDGEPAPDLQFHFCPGFLMNHGKDNPDEGHGVSLGATQVRPESRGEIRLRSADPFDDPAIDPNYLDEEKDLEVLVEGVKRAREIFDTEAFADVLGREVWPGEGVQTDEGIIEHIRETAHTVYHPVGTCKMGDDDMAVVDDRLRVHGVEGLRVVDASVMPTISSGNTNAPTIMVAEKAADLVRGETEPTAEPVAADDD; this is encoded by the coding sequence ATGGCACGTCAGCACATGACGTACGACTACGTCGTCGTCGGTGCCGGGTCGGCGGGCTGTGTACTCGCAAACCGGCTCTCCGAGGGGAGTTCGGTGCTCCTGCTCGAGGCCGGCAAGCCCGACGACGACCGCGAGGTCAGCATGCCGGCGGGCTTTGCGACGCTGGCCGAAGAGGAAAACAGCGAGCGGGACTGGAACTACGACACCGAACCCCAGGCGGAGATGAACGGCCGGGAGCTGTACTGGCCCCGCGGGAAGACCCTGGGCGGGTCGAGTTCGATCAACGCGATGATCTACATCCGCGGCCACCCCCACGACTACGACACCTGGGCCGAGCGGGGCAACGAGGGCTGGGGCTACGAGGACGTCCTGCCGTACTTCAAGCGGGCGGAGACGCTCGATTCCCCCCGCGGGGACCCCGGCTACCACGGTACCGAGGGGCCGCTGAACGTCACCGACCCGCAGGACCCCCGGCCGCTGGCCGAGCGCTTCGTCGACGCGGCCGTCGAGGCCGGCCTCCCGCCCAACGGCGATTTCAATGGCGAGCAACAGGAGGGCGCGGGGCTGTACCACGTCACCCAGAAAGGAGGAAAACGGTGCAGCGCGGCCGACGCCTACCTCAAGCCCGTCCTCGACCGGTCGACGCTGACCGCCGAGACGGGCGCCCAGGTCACCGAAATCACCTTCGACGGCGACCGCGCGACCGGCGTCGTCTACGAGCAGGACGGGAAACGACGGGAGGCGACCGCCGACTCGGAGGTGATCCTGAGCGCCGGCGCGGTCAACTCCCCGCAACTGCTCATGCTCTCGGGCGTGGGGCCGGCCGACCACCTCGCCGAGCACGGGGTCGAGGTGACCGCCGACGTTCCGGGCGTCGGCAAGAACCTCCAGGACCACCTCTTCGCCTTTACGATCCACGAGACCACCGAGACCGACACCCTCGACGAGGCCGAAAGTCTCGTCAACCTCATCAAGTACATGCTGTTCAAGTCGGGGCCGCTGACGACGAACGTCGCCGAGTCCGGCGGGTTCACCTACGTCGACGACGGGGAGCCGGCGCCGGACCTGCAGTTTCACTTCTGTCCGGGCTTTCTGATGAACCACGGGAAGGACAACCCCGACGAGGGCCACGGCGTCTCGCTGGGCGCGACCCAGGTCCGCCCGGAGAGCCGCGGGGAGATACGGCTCCGGTCGGCCGACCCCTTCGACGACCCCGCCATCGACCCCAACTACCTCGACGAGGAGAAGGACCTGGAGGTGCTCGTCGAGGGCGTCAAGCGCGCCCGCGAGATCTTCGACACGGAGGCCTTCGCGGACGTGCTGGGACGGGAGGTCTGGCCCGGCGAGGGAGTCCAGACCGACGAGGGGATCATCGAGCACATCCGCGAGACCGCCCACACGGTCTACCACCCCGTGGGCACCTGCAAGATGGGCGACGACGACATGGCCGTCGTCGACGACCGGCTGCGGGTCCACGGCGTCGAGGGGCTGCGCGTGGTCGACGCCTCCGTGATGCCGACCATCTCCTCGGGCAACACCAACGCCCCGACGATCATGGTCGCGGAGAAGGCCGCCGACCTTGTCCGCGGCGAGACCGAACCGACCGCCGAGCCGGTGGCCGCCGACGACGACTGA
- a CDS encoding DUF7090 family protein: MEYALAIENAPESVPAGTGVLLVHPSTAQTDRIDTDFLKTDTDHLLVVSTRTTAREVEQKLEHYEVDEDSATILDAISVERGYTRRQSDRVQYVSAPDNLDAIVDRVEAFLDSHEGKLRVSVDSITEMVYYADEKRAIAAVEDLLELLAEYDAVGLFHLARGVHEDDTVASFSELFDGVVELDEDGAVTARF, from the coding sequence ATGGAGTACGCGCTGGCCATCGAGAACGCCCCGGAGTCGGTCCCGGCCGGGACCGGAGTCCTGCTCGTGCACCCGAGCACGGCACAGACCGACCGGATCGACACCGATTTCCTGAAGACCGACACCGACCACCTGCTGGTGGTCTCGACCCGGACGACGGCGCGCGAGGTCGAACAGAAGCTCGAACACTACGAGGTCGACGAGGACAGCGCCACCATCCTCGACGCCATCTCCGTCGAGCGCGGCTACACCCGCCGCCAGAGCGACCGCGTCCAGTACGTCTCCGCCCCCGACAACCTCGACGCCATCGTCGACCGGGTCGAGGCGTTTCTCGACTCCCACGAGGGGAAACTCCGGGTCAGCGTCGACTCGATCACCGAGATGGTCTACTACGCCGACGAAAAGCGAGCCATCGCAGCCGTCGAGGACCTGCTCGAACTGCTCGCGGAGTACGACGCCGTCGGCCTCTTTCATCTCGCCCGCGGGGTCCACGAGGACGACACCGTCGCCTCCTTCAGCGAACTGTTCGACGGCGTCGTCGAACTCGACGAGGACGGCGCCGTGACCGCCCGGTTCTGA
- a CDS encoding antitoxin VapB family protein: MATKTISLDEEAYERLRAHKREGESFSDVVKRLAGERSWTEVAGILSDEEAEELEDIVEAGRDRSRERRERLDTDLRSGE; the protein is encoded by the coding sequence ATGGCGACGAAAACGATCTCACTCGACGAGGAAGCCTACGAGCGGCTCAGGGCTCACAAGCGGGAGGGCGAGTCCTTCTCGGACGTCGTCAAGCGGCTCGCGGGCGAGCGCTCGTGGACGGAAGTGGCCGGCATTCTCTCCGACGAGGAGGCGGAGGAACTCGAGGACATCGTCGAGGCTGGACGGGACCGCTCCCGCGAGCGCCGCGAGCGCCTCGACACGGACCTGCGGAGCGGGGAATGA
- the rpiA gene encoding ribose-5-phosphate isomerase RpiA, with protein MKGGGSEAAKRRAGESAAEAVEDGMVVGLGTGSTAAHAIRKLGRRVDAGLDIEGIPTSFQARERASEAGIPLTTLSEATPDLAIDGADQVAGGHLVKGGGAAHTREKLVDAASDRLLVVVDPSKLADALDHPVPLAVLPDARRPVADAVREQGGEPDLRRAERKDGPVVTDEGHLVLDCDFGAVDDPAGRSRALSAVPGVVEHGLFVGMADEIHVGDGDGVTVHTPGTE; from the coding sequence ATGAAGGGTGGTGGCAGCGAGGCGGCCAAACGCCGGGCGGGTGAGTCCGCGGCAGAGGCCGTCGAGGACGGGATGGTCGTGGGACTCGGCACCGGAAGCACCGCAGCCCACGCGATCCGGAAGCTCGGCCGGCGTGTCGACGCCGGCCTGGACATCGAGGGGATCCCCACCTCATTCCAGGCCCGCGAGCGCGCCAGCGAGGCCGGCATCCCGCTGACGACGCTCTCGGAGGCCACGCCCGACCTCGCCATCGACGGGGCCGACCAGGTCGCCGGCGGCCACCTCGTCAAGGGCGGGGGCGCGGCCCACACCCGCGAGAAGCTGGTCGACGCCGCTTCCGACCGCCTGCTGGTGGTCGTCGACCCCTCGAAGCTGGCCGACGCGCTCGACCACCCGGTCCCCCTGGCCGTCCTGCCCGACGCCCGTCGGCCCGTCGCCGACGCCGTCCGCGAGCAGGGCGGCGAGCCCGACCTGCGCCGTGCCGAGCGCAAGGACGGCCCCGTGGTCACCGACGAGGGCCATCTCGTGCTCGACTGTGACTTCGGGGCGGTCGACGACCCCGCAGGTCGCTCCCGGGCGCTGTCGGCCGTTCCGGGCGTGGTCGAACACGGTCTGTTCGTCGGCATGGCCGACGAGATACACGTTGGGGACGGGGATGGCGTGACGGTCCACACTCCCGGGACGGAGTAA
- a CDS encoding PIN domain-containing protein, with amino-acid sequence MIEDTSFIVDVLHDEPDALRYLERLERENRPEKVASVTVLELYEAVPQLAVPEERQRKILDVLDTRHAVAADETVMRKAGTLSGELASRGETIDREDCIIGATALLADEPVLTRNHDHFERIDGLNVETY; translated from the coding sequence ATGATCGAGGACACGTCGTTCATCGTCGACGTCCTGCACGACGAACCCGACGCCCTCCGGTATCTCGAGCGTCTGGAACGGGAGAACCGCCCGGAGAAGGTCGCCTCGGTCACGGTTCTCGAACTCTACGAGGCCGTCCCTCAGTTGGCTGTCCCGGAGGAACGCCAACGGAAGATACTCGACGTGCTCGACACCCGACACGCCGTCGCCGCCGACGAGACGGTGATGCGGAAGGCAGGGACGCTCTCCGGGGAACTCGCGTCCCGGGGCGAAACCATCGACCGGGAGGACTGTATAATCGGTGCGACGGCGCTGCTGGCCGACGAGCCAGTCCTCACCCGCAACCACGACCACTTCGAACGCATCGACGGCCTCAACGTGGAGACGTACTGA
- a CDS encoding DUF1931 domain-containing protein — MADLIVKAAVKETLDDMNVASDFYDALDDEVEELLEDAADRAQANDRKTVQPRDL, encoded by the coding sequence ATGGCAGACCTAATCGTCAAAGCCGCCGTGAAGGAAACGCTCGACGACATGAACGTCGCCTCCGACTTCTACGATGCCCTCGACGACGAGGTCGAGGAGCTGCTCGAGGACGCTGCGGACCGCGCACAGGCCAACGACCGCAAGACCGTCCAGCCCCGCGACCTGTAA
- the nucS gene encoding endonuclease NucS — protein sequence MTGVESRVAPDAESARDLAAAALDREATVVVFGRCTVEYDGRAASTLGPGDRLVVLKPDGTALVHTDEGQKPVNWQPPGCAHSVAVEEGLVVRSERETPAETLLVEFEDVAHAAAYDGSDPEDLSLSGTEADLKERILADPDLVEAGFEPRATERETPAGAVDVFGVDADGNRVVLELKRRRVGPDAVSQLNRYVDALQRDLHADATVRGVLVAPSVTDRARSLLAERGLEFVSLEP from the coding sequence GTGACAGGGGTCGAGAGCAGAGTCGCGCCCGACGCGGAGTCCGCCCGCGACCTCGCAGCGGCGGCGCTGGACCGGGAGGCGACGGTCGTCGTCTTCGGCCGCTGTACCGTCGAGTACGACGGCCGGGCGGCGAGCACGCTCGGCCCGGGCGACCGGCTGGTGGTGCTCAAGCCCGACGGGACCGCGCTGGTCCACACCGACGAGGGGCAAAAGCCGGTGAACTGGCAGCCCCCTGGCTGTGCCCACAGCGTCGCCGTCGAGGAGGGGCTGGTCGTCCGCAGCGAGCGGGAGACGCCCGCCGAGACCCTGCTCGTCGAGTTCGAGGACGTCGCCCACGCCGCCGCCTACGACGGCTCGGACCCCGAGGACCTCTCGCTGTCGGGCACCGAGGCCGACCTCAAAGAGCGGATCCTCGCCGACCCCGACCTCGTGGAGGCGGGCTTCGAACCACGGGCGACCGAGCGGGAGACTCCGGCGGGTGCGGTCGACGTCTTCGGCGTCGACGCCGACGGGAACCGGGTCGTACTGGAACTCAAACGCCGCCGGGTCGGCCCGGACGCGGTGAGCCAGCTCAACCGCTACGTCGACGCCCTCCAGCGGGACCTGCACGCCGACGCGACCGTCCGGGGTGTGCTCGTCGCCCCCTCGGTGACCGACCGGGCCCGCAGCCTGCTGGCCGAGCGGGGGCTGGAGTTCGTCTCGCTGGAGCCCTGA
- a CDS encoding alcohol dehydrogenase translates to MSDPDAETVRAVEVPAPGEPFEVVERSLPEPGPGQVRVAVEACGVCHSDANAKEGTHPDLSYPRVPGHEVVGRVEAVGPGVDAWEEGDRVGAGWHAGHCFTCEPCRRGEFQQCANAEIHGVTVDGGYAEATLVNSAVLAAVPEELDAADAAPLLCAGVTTYNALRHTDARPGDLVAVQGVGGLGHLGIQYARAGGFETVAISTSPDKEPAAREFGADHFVDASSDDPGEALRELGGADVVLATAPNADAIASVVPGLDTDGEVAVVGVPDEPVEVPAGHLVGSRSAVRGWASGHGRDSQDALEFSALRDITPEVETFPLEEARAAYDRMDSGEVRFRSVILP, encoded by the coding sequence ATGTCCGACCCCGATGCCGAGACGGTCCGCGCAGTCGAGGTCCCGGCTCCCGGCGAGCCCTTCGAGGTCGTCGAGCGCAGCCTGCCCGAGCCCGGCCCCGGCCAGGTCCGCGTCGCCGTCGAGGCCTGCGGCGTCTGTCACAGCGACGCCAACGCCAAGGAGGGAACCCACCCGGACCTCTCGTACCCGCGGGTCCCCGGGCACGAGGTCGTCGGCCGGGTCGAGGCCGTCGGCCCCGGAGTCGACGCCTGGGAGGAGGGCGACCGCGTCGGAGCGGGCTGGCACGCCGGCCACTGCTTCACCTGCGAACCCTGCCGGCGCGGCGAGTTCCAGCAGTGTGCCAACGCCGAGATCCACGGCGTGACCGTCGACGGCGGCTACGCCGAGGCGACGCTCGTCAACAGCGCGGTGCTCGCGGCCGTTCCCGAAGAACTCGACGCTGCCGACGCCGCCCCGCTTTTGTGTGCCGGCGTCACCACCTACAACGCCCTGCGACACACCGACGCCCGGCCGGGCGACCTCGTCGCGGTCCAGGGCGTGGGCGGGCTGGGCCACCTCGGGATCCAGTACGCCCGTGCCGGCGGCTTCGAGACCGTGGCGATCTCGACGAGCCCCGACAAGGAGCCGGCAGCCCGCGAGTTCGGCGCCGACCACTTCGTCGACGCGAGCAGCGATGACCCCGGCGAGGCCCTCCGGGAGCTGGGCGGCGCGGACGTCGTCCTCGCCACGGCACCGAACGCCGACGCCATCGCCAGTGTCGTTCCGGGCCTCGACACGGACGGGGAGGTAGCCGTCGTCGGGGTGCCGGACGAGCCCGTCGAGGTCCCCGCCGGGCACCTCGTCGGGAGCCGCAGCGCCGTCCGCGGGTGGGCCTCGGGCCACGGCCGCGACTCCCAGGACGCCCTGGAGTTCAGCGCACTGCGTGACATCACCCCCGAGGTCGAGACCTTTCCCCTGGAGGAGGCGCGCGCTGCGTACGACCGGATGGACAGCGGCGAGGTGCGCTTCCGGTCGGTGATCCTGCCCTAA
- a CDS encoding DUF7577 domain-containing protein, which translates to MSGGWVYGAIFVLALLHLLALAYAYRNRPGAGGDGDASGSDASAAGGPEDHVRGEDVECPECGAVNARGYRFCRRCVGELPGRMGFLERSSQAEGRRTL; encoded by the coding sequence ATGTCCGGGGGATGGGTCTACGGAGCCATCTTCGTGCTCGCGCTGCTGCACCTGCTGGCGCTGGCCTACGCCTACCGGAACCGTCCGGGTGCTGGCGGGGACGGGGACGCTTCCGGCAGCGACGCGTCGGCCGCCGGTGGGCCGGAAGACCACGTCCGCGGGGAGGACGTGGAGTGCCCGGAGTGTGGCGCCGTCAACGCCCGCGGCTACCGGTTCTGCCGGCGCTGCGTGGGCGAGCTCCCCGGACGGATGGGTTTCCTCGAGCGGTCCTCGCAAGCGGAGGGTCGGCGGACGCTGTGA
- the mutS gene encoding DNA mismatch repair protein MutS: MDAALGPPAKMRERREELTPMMAQYFELCEQYDDALLLFQVGDFYEAFCEAAETVARTCEVTLTKREDNTGQYPMAGVPIDNAESYIEDLLEAGYRVAVADQVQEPAQASGVVDRAVTRVVTPGTLTEAELLEGEDNNYVAAVAAGGEHALAVLDVSTGDFYATSARDPDLVADELGRFEPAEAIVGPDASPDLLSEDCVVSPYDPTAFEADSARGTLEAYFGAPGRLLGNETELRACGALLSYAEYARGAGERLEYLNHLTRYDPREYMLLDAVALDSLELFDRRTVRGRDDLSLVEVLDETASALGRRRLTDWLRRPLVDPDRIAARHDAVGELRGAVEHRERLHDLLREVYDVERLVSRVGRSRATARDLRSLKETLDVVPDVRETLRNCEADLLVELRERLADLSDVRGLIGEAVREDPDRELTEGGIIKPGYDDRLAELRETEREGKAWIDDLQARERERTGIDSLKVGHNAVHGYYIEVTDANLDSVPDEYERRQTLKNAERYYTPELKEREDEILGAESRADDLEYELFSEVRGEVADAAERLQTVADALARLDALVSFATVAAEYGYCRPTVVDGDPHLDVEDGRHPVVERTEDDFVPNDLHLDGEHRVAVVTGPNMSGKSTYMRQAALIAILAQAGSFVPASDAHLSVLDRVFTRVGASDDIAGGRSTFMVEMTELADILQGATEHSLVLLDEVGRGTSTADGLAIAQAVTEHLHDEVGALTLFATHHHDLTAVADELPGVFNLHFRTSQDGGEVVFEHAVEPGAAAASYGVEVAGTAGVPGTVVDRAADLLGESGSGSESATGDESVATATNGHGSGISGAEGTADGSDVPRAVRERLADLDVGNTTPLEALNVLAELKEELE; this comes from the coding sequence ATGGACGCGGCTCTGGGTCCGCCCGCGAAGATGCGCGAGCGCCGCGAGGAGCTCACGCCGATGATGGCCCAGTACTTCGAACTCTGCGAACAGTACGACGACGCCCTCCTCCTCTTCCAGGTCGGGGACTTCTACGAGGCCTTCTGCGAGGCCGCCGAGACCGTCGCTCGGACCTGCGAGGTGACCCTCACGAAGCGGGAGGACAACACCGGCCAGTACCCGATGGCGGGCGTCCCCATCGACAACGCGGAGTCCTACATCGAGGACCTGCTCGAGGCGGGCTATCGGGTCGCGGTCGCCGACCAGGTCCAGGAGCCCGCCCAGGCCAGCGGGGTCGTCGACCGGGCGGTCACCCGCGTGGTCACGCCGGGGACGCTCACCGAGGCGGAACTCCTGGAGGGCGAGGACAACAACTACGTCGCCGCGGTCGCCGCCGGGGGCGAGCACGCCCTCGCGGTGCTCGACGTCTCGACGGGCGACTTCTACGCGACCAGTGCCCGCGACCCTGACCTGGTTGCGGACGAACTCGGCCGGTTCGAGCCCGCGGAGGCCATCGTCGGTCCCGACGCCTCGCCTGACCTGCTGAGCGAGGACTGCGTGGTCAGCCCCTACGACCCGACGGCCTTCGAGGCCGACAGCGCCCGCGGGACCCTCGAAGCCTACTTCGGCGCCCCCGGCCGGCTGCTGGGCAACGAGACCGAACTCCGGGCCTGCGGCGCGCTCCTGTCGTATGCGGAGTACGCCCGCGGGGCCGGGGAGCGGCTGGAGTATCTGAACCACCTCACCCGGTACGACCCCCGGGAGTACATGCTGCTGGACGCGGTCGCGCTCGACAGTCTGGAACTCTTCGACCGCCGGACCGTCCGCGGCCGGGACGACCTCTCGCTGGTGGAGGTGCTGGACGAGACCGCCAGCGCCCTGGGCCGGCGCCGGCTCACCGACTGGCTGCGCCGCCCGCTGGTCGACCCCGACCGGATCGCCGCCCGCCACGACGCCGTCGGCGAACTCCGGGGGGCGGTCGAGCACCGCGAGCGCCTGCACGACCTGCTCCGGGAGGTCTACGACGTCGAGCGGCTGGTCTCCCGTGTCGGCCGCTCGCGGGCGACCGCGCGGGACCTGCGCTCGCTGAAGGAGACGCTCGACGTGGTGCCCGACGTGCGGGAGACACTCCGAAACTGTGAGGCTGACCTGCTCGTCGAGTTGCGGGAGCGGCTCGCGGACCTCTCGGACGTCCGGGGGCTCATCGGCGAGGCCGTCCGGGAGGACCCCGACCGCGAACTCACCGAGGGCGGGATAATCAAGCCCGGGTACGACGACCGGCTGGCCGAGTTGCGGGAGACCGAACGCGAGGGGAAGGCGTGGATCGACGACCTGCAGGCCCGCGAGCGCGAGCGGACGGGCATCGACTCACTGAAGGTCGGTCACAACGCCGTCCACGGCTACTACATCGAGGTGACCGACGCCAACCTCGACAGCGTCCCCGACGAGTACGAGCGCCGCCAGACGCTGAAAAACGCCGAGCGCTACTACACGCCGGAGCTCAAGGAGCGGGAAGACGAGATCCTGGGCGCCGAGAGCCGCGCCGACGACCTGGAGTACGAGCTGTTCAGCGAAGTGCGCGGCGAGGTCGCCGACGCGGCCGAGCGCCTCCAGACGGTCGCGGACGCGCTCGCGCGGCTGGACGCGCTGGTCTCCTTCGCGACCGTCGCCGCCGAGTACGGCTACTGCCGGCCGACCGTGGTCGATGGCGACCCCCACCTCGACGTCGAGGACGGGCGCCACCCGGTCGTCGAGCGCACCGAGGACGACTTCGTCCCCAACGACCTCCACCTCGATGGCGAGCACCGCGTCGCGGTCGTCACCGGCCCCAACATGAGCGGGAAATCGACCTACATGCGCCAGGCCGCCCTCATCGCGATCCTCGCCCAGGCGGGCAGCTTCGTCCCCGCGAGCGACGCCCACCTCTCGGTGCTCGACCGGGTCTTTACCAGGGTTGGCGCCAGCGACGACATCGCCGGCGGCCGGTCGACGTTCATGGTCGAGATGACCGAACTCGCCGACATCCTCCAGGGTGCGACCGAGCACTCGCTGGTCCTGCTCGACGAGGTCGGACGGGGCACGAGCACCGCCGACGGCCTCGCCATCGCGCAGGCGGTCACCGAGCACCTCCACGACGAGGTGGGGGCGCTCACGCTGTTCGCGACCCATCACCACGACCTCACGGCGGTCGCCGACGAGCTCCCGGGCGTGTTCAACCTCCACTTCCGGACCAGCCAGGACGGGGGCGAGGTGGTCTTCGAGCACGCCGTCGAGCCCGGCGCGGCCGCCGCCTCCTACGGCGTCGAGGTGGCGGGCACCGCCGGCGTGCCCGGGACGGTCGTCGACCGCGCCGCCGACCTGCTCGGCGAGTCCGGTTCCGGGAGCGAGTCCGCCACCGGGGACGAGTCCGTCGCAACCGCGACCAACGGCCACGGTTCTGGCATCAGTGGCGCGGAGGGGACAGCGGACGGCAGCGACGTCCCGAGGGCGGTCCGCGAGCGGCTCGCGGACCTGGACGTCGGGAACACCACACCACTGGAGGCGCTGAACGTGCTGGCCGAGCTGAAGGAAGAACTGGAGTAG
- a CDS encoding DUF7563 family protein, with protein MPECNHCGAHVSDRFARVFADEYGRIHACPSCSANAGIAEVARERARQV; from the coding sequence ATGCCAGAATGTAACCACTGCGGTGCGCACGTCTCGGACCGATTCGCACGGGTGTTCGCCGACGAGTACGGGCGGATCCACGCATGCCCGAGCTGCTCGGCGAACGCCGGCATCGCCGAAGTCGCACGGGAGCGTGCGCGCCAAGTCTGA